Below is a window of Geothermobacter ehrlichii DNA.
AGCGCCTTCTACCTCGACGTCCTCAAGGACCGCCTCTACACCGCGCCGGCGGCCTCGACGGCGCGGCGCAGCGCACAGACGGCCATCTACCGTATCCTCGACGCTCTCACCCGGCTGATCGCGCCGGTACTCTCCTTCACCGCCGAAGAGATCTGGCGGCACATGCCGGGCCAGCGGGAAGAGAGCGTGCACCTGGCCCTCTTTCCCGACGAGATTTCCGCCCTGCGCAACCCCGAACTCGAGGAGCGGTACGAGCGTCTGCTGCAACTGCGCTCCGCCGTCTCCAAAGCCCTGGAGGTGGCCCGCAACGCCAAACTGATCGGACACTCGCTCGACGCCCGGGTACGGATCGAGGCGCCGGAAGGGCCGTGGCGCGAGCTGGTGGAGCGGTATCTCGACCAGCTCCCGACCCTGTGCATCGTCTCCCAGGTCGAGATGGCGGAAGGGCTGGAGGACGCCGAAGCCGCCGGCGACATCCCCGGGCTGAAGGTCCGGGTGGACAGGGCGCAGGGCGAGAAGTGCCAGCGCTGCTGGAACTACAGCCCGAGCACCGGGCAGGATGAGAGCCACCCGGGCATCTGCCAACGTTGCACCGAGGCCCTGGCCGGCTGATGCCCCCCCTGCGCTACCGCATCCTGGCCGTCATCGGCGCGCTCGTGGTCGGGCTCGACCAGTGGAGCAAACAGGTCATCGTCGGCAGTTTCGACCTCTACCAGTCACTGACGGTGGTGGAAAACTTCTTCCACATCACCTATGTCCGCAACCGGGGAGCCGCCTTCGGCATGCTGGCCGACAGCCCGCTCAGGGTGCCATTTTTCATCGGCGTCACCCTGGTCGCCTGCGGCATCATCGTCGGCTACCTGCACCGGCTGGCGGACGACCGGAAACTGGCGGCGACGGCCCTGGCCCTCATCTTCGGCGGCGCCATCGGCAACCTGATCGACCGTGTCAGCCTCGGCGAGGTGATCGATTTCATCGACGTACACTGGTACCAGCACCACTGGCCGGCCTTCAATATCGCCGACTCGGCCATCTGCGTCGGGGTCGGCCTGCTGCTGCTCGACATGTGGCGGCACGACCGGAAGGGCGCCCGAGAGACCAAGGAGGAAGGATCATGAAACGCCTGTTCGCCCTGCTGCTTCTGCTCGCCCTGATGACCCTGACCGGCTGTCAGTGCCTGTCCGGATTCGGTCGCGATCTGCAGGACTTCGGCAAGTGGATCGAACGACAGAGTTCCGGCAGCGAGCAGTAACATCGGCATTGACAAAGGTCGAGGAAAGGGTTATAAAGCCACCTGCCGCGCCGACAGGATGCGGCACTGAGGAAGACGTCGGGGCGTAGCGCAGTCTGGTAGCGCACCTGCTTCGGGAGTAGGGGGTCGGAGGTTCAAATCCTCTCGCCCCGACCATTCTTCCACGCAAAGACAAAGGGTCGGCGACACATCGCCGACCCTTTTTTGTCTGCCCTGCGAAAATCTACGGCCGCCCGCAGTCAACAGCCCCCCCTTTCGCCAACCAACGACACGCACCCGACGTTTGACGGCCCTAACCGATTGCGCTAAGGTAACGCCCTGAATTGTCTTGCATTAAGGAGGGGCCATGCCGTCACTCGACAATACCCAGCCACGCCGTCTGCACCGATGACCGGTCTGACGGCTTTTCTGTTCCCGGAAAGACGACCATGAATCTGCAGAACCAGGCCAACTTCATCTGGTCGGTCGCCGACCTGCTGCGCGGCGACTTCAAGCGCTCCGACTTCGGGCGCATCATCCTGCCGTTCACCCTGCTGCGACGCCTGGAATGTGTGCTCGAGCCGACCCGCGAAGCGGTGCTGAAACGCTACGACGAACTGAAGGAGAGCGGTCTCGACCTCGATGCCATCCTGCCGAAAGTCGCAGGGCAAAGATTCTATAATGTCTCCCGCTACACCCTGGCCAATGTCGGCGAAACCGAAACCCGGGCCAATCTCGAAGACTACATCGCCAGGTTCAGCAGCAACGCCCGCGCCTGTTTCGACTATTTCAATTTCACCACCTGGCTCGACCGACTGGCCGAAGCCAACCTGCTCTACCTGGTGGTGCAGCGCTTCGCCGGTATCGACCTGCACCCCGACGTGGTGTCGAACCACGAAATGGGGCTGATTTTCGAGGAACTGATCCGGCGTTTCGCCGAAAGCGCAAACGATACCGCCGGAGAATACTTCACCCCGCGCGATGTCGTGCGCCTGGCGACCACCCTGGTCTTCGCCCCCGACCACGAGGTTCTGACCGGTGAAGGCGTCATCCGCACCATCTACGACCCCTGCTGCGGCACCGGCGGCTTTCTCGCCTCCGGCATCGAGCAGGTACACGAATGGAACGACAAGGCGCGCATCGTCCCCTACGGCCAGGAACTCAACCCCGAGTCCTACGCCATCGCCATGGCCGACATGCTGGTCAAGGGCTACGACCCGAAAAACATCAAGTTCGGCAACACCCTCAGCGACGACCAGCTGCCGCTGGAGCGCTTCAACTACTGCCTCGCCAATCCTCCCTTCGGCGTCGACTGGAAGAAGGTACAGAAAGCGGTCACCGACGAGCACCAGATCAAGGGCTTTGATGGCCGCTTCGGCCCTGGTCTGCCGCGGGTTTCCGACGGCTCGCTGCTCTTTCTGATGCATCTGATCTCCAAGCGCCGCTTTGAGGACGGCGGCACCCGCATCGGCATCGTCCTCAACGGCTCGCCGCTGTTCACCGGCGGCGCCGGCTCCGGCGAATCGGAAATCCGCCGCTGGATACTCGAAAACGACTGGCTGGAGGCGATCGTCGCCCTGCCGACCGACCTGTTCTACAACACCGGCATCGCCACCTACATCTGGATTCTCTCCAACCACAAGGACCCCCGCCGCAAGGGCAAGGTGCAGCTCATCAACGCCACCGAACTCTGGACGCCGATGCGCAAGAGTCTCGGCAGCAAGCGGCGCTACATCAGCGACGAGCAGATCGCAATCATCGCCCGGCAGTTTGCAGATTTCGAAGAGAGCGAGACCAGCAAGATTTTCAACACCACCGACTTCGGCTACCGGCGCATCACCGTCGAGCGCCCCCTGCAGCTTGCCTTCCATCCGCGCGACGAGCTGCGGCTCGAGGCCCTACAGGCTGACAAGGTCTGGGGGAAGCTGGACGAAGAGCGCCAGCAGGCACTGCTGAATGCGCTGGAACAACTCGAAGAGAAATACCTCTCACGCGACCAGTTCTTCAAGGCGGTAACGGCCGCCCTGGGCGGCAAACTTGCCGCGCCGGAGAAGAAGCTGCTACAGAAACACCTCGGCGAACACGACCCCGAAGCCGAATATTGCAAGGCCAAGGGAGCCTTCGAGCCGAATCCCGATCTGCGCGACTACGAGAATGTGCCGCTGTCGGAATCGGTGGCAGACTACTTTGCCCGTGAAGTCGTCCCCCACGTGCCGGACGCCTGGATCGACGAAAGCAAGCGCGACCCGAAGGACGGCGCGGTCGGCATCGTCGGTTACGAGATCAACTTCAACCGCTATTTCTACAAGTACGTGCCGCCGCGTCCGCTGGAGGAGATCGACGCCGAGCTGCGGCAGGTGGAGCGGGAGATTCAGGATCTGCTGCGGGAGGTAACGGAGTGAGCTTTTCCAACTGTGCAACCACTTGTTTTGATGGCGCAACCACCCAAATTGGTGTACGACCTGTAAAAAAGTTTGCAAATCCACAGCTTTTTGTGTATAAGTTATCCAACACACCTGCCATGCCTCTGGCCGCTTGCGGCTATGCACACTTTGGCGGGTTTTTTATTGCCCGGAGTTTGCGGGCATGAATCAGTTCAACAAAGCCCCTCTTACCATTGACGAGCAGCTTGAGCTCTGGCAGTCACGCGGGCTGAATGTCCCTGACCCGGAACGCGCTCGACGCTATCTCTCCGTCATCAGCTACTACCGCCTGAGTGCCTACAGCCGACCGTTTCAAAGTGCTGACCATCGCTTCAAGCCGGGTGTGACCTTTGACGATGTCCTTGGTCTCTACGTTTTCGACCGCAAACTGAGACTCTTCATCCTCGACGCCATCGAACGTATCGAGGTTGCCTTTCGTGCCCGCATGACCCAGGTGCTTGGCGAGAACTATGGAGCCCATGCCTACACTCTTCCAGCAATATTCGGCAACAAATATGGCCATGACTGGCTGCTGGACAATGTGCGCGAAAAGTGTAATGGCCGCAACGCCGAGCCCTTTCTGCAGCATTATCGACAGAAATACCGTGACCCGGAACTGCCGCCCGTGTGGATGGTCATGGAGGTTCTGACCTTCAAGGAGGTCTCCTATCTCTTTGCCCATTTGCGCCATAAAAAGGACAAACAAGCGGTCGCAGACTTCTGGGGATTACCTGTTCCGATTGCCGAATCCTGGTTTCGGGCGCTGTCCGACCTGAGAAACGTCTGCGCCCATCACGCCCGCACCTGGAACCGGGAGTTCGGAAGTCGACCGCGGATACCCAGAAAACCACCGGCGAACTGGCCGAACCTTTCCCCCTTGCCGAGAACAGGCATCGACCCGACGAAACGCCTCTACCATCTGCTCGTGGTCATTGAGTACATGCTGCGCCGAATCAATCCCGGCTCCAGCTGGCATCAGAGATTGTTTGAACTGATGGAGCAACACCCACATGTCAGTCGTGAACACATGGGCATGCCGGAGAATTGGTACAAAGAGAAATTCTGGAATCTGTAACAGCAGAATCTCAATCAGATGGGAATTTGACAATTGCCATGCAGAAAAAAACCAACTACACTGCCGGCAACAACACCCGCCACGCCTCTGCAGGTTTCGGCCTGACATGCGCACCCCGGCGGGTTACTTTTTATGGGGCTGGTGCTGAAAGTTGCCGGCCCCTGTTTTGTTTGCCCATCAAGGTACTTCCCGGATTCAAGAAGGCCAACCTCTCGATGAGCGGCAGGCGCTCTATCAGCGAATTGCCGAAGAGATTTGGGATGTGAACCGGTTGCGTGAAGAGGTGACAGAGTGAGAATGTCAGGCAGGGTATAACAAGGGAGGCCGCCAGGCTCCATGTTATATCCTGCCTTTAACAAGGGGCACCCGTTCTGCGGACAGAGGATTGTTGCGGGATATTTTCTGCTTGCCACAACCCAAAAAGGGAACTATAGTTCCTTTTATGGGAACGAAGAAGACGAGAACAACCAGTCTGGGCGATGCCCTGTTTACCAAGACCCAGCGCCAGGTTCTGGGGTTGCTGTTTGGCCACCCGGATCGGAGCTATTACGCCAAGGAAATTGTCAGACTGGCAGGGATGGGGGTTGGCAGTGTACACCGCGAACTTGAGAAACTCGCGGCCGCGGGCCTGCTGACCGTCAGGCAGGTCGGCAATCAGAAACATTACCAGGCCAACGAGAGATCACCGATCTTCGAAGAACTGAAGGGAATCGTGCGGAAGACGTTCGGTCTGGCGGACGTCCTGCGAGCGGCCCTGGCCCGTTGCGGGGACAGGATTGTTCTGGCCTTCATCTACGGGTCGGTTGCCAAAAGCACGGATCACGCCGGCAGCGATATCGACCTGCTGATCGTATCCGACGATTTGGCTTATTCCGAAGTGATGACCATTTTGGCTGATGCTGAAACCAGGTTGGGGCGAACGGTCAATCCGACCATCTACAGCCTCGAAGAGTTTCGGAGCAAAATGGCGGCTGACGACAGCTTTGTTGCCCGTGTTGTCCGGCAACCCAAAATCTTTTTGATCGGGTCGGAAGATGACGTTACCGCAGCTTGACAAGCTTGTTGCCATCGGGCAATTGAAGGATGGGGACAAAAAAAGAGGTGGCGGTGTGAGGCGTTACAAGCCGTATCCGAAATATAAAGATTCAGGGGTGGAGTGGCTGGGTGAAGTGCCTGAACATTGGGATATTAAACCACTTCTTGCTGTTTCTGTTGAGCGCAAAGTCAAGAATACAGGCAACATCGAAAATAATGTTCTCTCGCTCAGTTACGGGAAAATTATTAGGCGATCTGTTGACACGGATTTCGGCTTATTGCCAGCCTCGTTTGAAACCTACCAGATAATCGAGCCTGGAGATATAATCCTTCGTCTGACTGACCTACAGAACGACCAGCGAAGCTTGAGGACCGGGTGTGCAAAAGAGCGGGGCATAATCACATCTGCTTATCTTTGTTTGCGCCCTAGCAATTCGGTCGACTCTCGCTATCTGCATTATTTGCTACACGCCTACGATATCCAGAAGATTTTTTACAGCATGGGCGGTGGTGTTCGTCAGTCTATGGGGTTCGGCGACCTGCGGCGGTTGCCTGTGACAATTCCCGTCTCTGACGAACAACAAGCCATCGCCGCCTTTCTCGACCGCGAAACCGCGCGCATTGACGCGCTGATTGAGAAAAAGCAGCGCCTGATTGAGCTGCTGAAAGAAAAGCGCCAGGCCATCATCACCCAGGCCGTGACCAAGGGGCTTGACCCGAATGTGCCGATGAAGGATTCCGGGGTCGAGTGGTTGGGGGAGGTGCCGGCGCATTGGGAGGTTTTGCCACTTAAACGCTTAGTATCAAAAATAGTGTCAGGGACAAGCGTGAATGCTATAGATAAACCAGCCGAGAATGGAGAGTTGGCTGTTTTAAAAACCAGTTCTGTTTACTCTGGTAATTTTGAAGCAAACGAAAACAAAACGGTCGTTGAAGAAGATCTACACCGAGTAAGTTGCCCCGTCGTAAAAAATACCCTCATCGTCAGTAGAATGAACACCCCAAGCCTTGTTGGAGCGGCGGGTTATGTGAGCGACGACTACCCCAACATTTATCTTCCCGACCGTTTATGGATGGTTTTTTTTGATATATCAGTTGTTCCTCAATTTGTCCATTACTGGACAATGACATCAATTTACCGAACGCAAGTGGAGATGGTTTGTGCCGGCACAAGCTCTAGTATGCAAAACATCTCCCAAGGTGATTTTTTGGGATTCTATTTAGCCATACCTCCAAAAGCTGAACAGGGAAAAATCGTCGAGAGACTGACAAAACAATGCACACAAATCTGTAAATTGATTACAACTCTTGAATTTAGTGTCAATCTTCTCAAAGAACGCCGCGCCGCGCTCATCACGGCTGCTGTCACCGGCCAGATCGACGTCAGGGGGGAATAACTATGAGTCTGTCCGCCAGCCCGCACCACGAGGTTCACTTCGAAGACCACATCGTCGAGCAACTCGCCGCGCAGGGCTGGCTTGTCGGTGATGCCGGCAATTACGACCGTGTGCGGGCGCTCTATCCCGAAGATGTCATCGGCTATTTGAAAGACTCGCAGCCCGAAGCCTGGGCCAAACTGGAAAAGCTCAACGGCACCACCACCGAAAAAATCGTCCTCGACCGGCTGGTGAAGGCGCTGGAGAAGGACGGCACCCTCGAAGTCATCCGCCGGGGCGTCAACCTGGTCGGCGCCGGGCGGGTCATCCTCTGCCAGTCGCTGCCGGAGGACGATCGCAACGAGCAGGTCATCCAGCGCTACCAGGCCAACCGGCTGCGGGTGGTGCGCCAGCTCAAATACGCCCCCGACCGCGAGTGGTCGATTGATCTGGTCTTTTTCATCAACGGCATCCCGGTGGCCACGGCGGAACTGAAATCGGACTTCACCCAGTCGGTCGAGGACGCCATCCGCCAGTACCGCACCGACCGCAAACCGAAGGACCGGCAGAGCGGCCTGAGCTTCCCGCTTCTCACCTTCAAGCGCGGGGCGCTGGTGCACTTTGCCGTTTCGACCTCGGAAATCTACATGACCACCCGCCTGGCCGGGGCGAAAACGATCTTTCTCCCCTTCAACCGGGGCAACGACGGCGCGGCAGGCAACCCGCCGGCGCAGGACGGCACTTATGCGGTCAGCTACCTGTGGGAGCAGATTCTCCAGCCCGACAACTGGCTGCGCATCTTTCACCGCTTCATGCTGCTGGAGAGAAAGGAGAAGCAGCACGCCGACGGCCGGCCGTACATCGCCGAAACGATGGTCTTCCCCCGCTTCCACCAGTGGGAGGCGGTCACCGCGCTGATCGACACCGTGCGCGAAGAAGGTCCGGGACAGCGTTACCTGGTGCAGCACAGCGCCGGTTCCGGCAAGACCAACTCCATCTCCTGGACCTGCCACGAGCTGATTCGCCTGCGCCGGCCCGACGGCGGCAAGTATTTCGATTCGGTCATCGTCATCACCGACCGCACGGTGCTCGACGCCCAGTTGCAAGAGGCCATCCGGCAGATTGACCACCAGATGGGGGTGGTGCGGGCCATCGACCGCGAGGCGAGCCCGCTGCCGAAAAGCCGGCAGCTTGCCGAGGCACTGCAGCAGCGCACGCCGATCATCGTGGTGACCCTGCAGACCTTTCCCTACGCGATGGAGGCGATTCTCTCGGAAACCTCGCTCAAGGACCGGAACTTCGCCCTTGTGATCGACGAGGCGCACAGCTCGCAGACCGGCTCATCGGCCAGCAAACTGCGGGCGACGCTGGCGCTCGACAAGGACGAAGACCTGGCCAGCATGACCTCGGACGAAATCCTGCTGCGTCTGCAGGAGGTGAAAAAGTTTCCGCCCAATGTCTCCTACTTTGCCTTCACCGCGACGCCGAAACATTCGACCCTGACCCTGTTCGGCCGCCCGGCCGATCCGGGCAAGCCCCTGTCGAAGGAGAACCCGCCGCGTCCCTTCCACATCTACAGCATGCAGCAGGCAATCGAGGAAGGCTTCATTCTCGATGTGCTGCGCAATTACGTCTCCTACCGGGTGGCCTTCCGCCTGGGGCAGGCTTTCAAGGAAGACAAGCGGGTCGACGCCAAACAGGCGCGACGCAACCTGGCCAGGTGGCTGTCGCTGCATCCGACCAACGTGGCCCAGAAGGTGGAGCTGATCGTCGAGCATTTCCGCTCGACGGTGGCGCATCTGCTCAACGGTCAGGCCAAGGCGATGGTGGTGACCGGCTCGCGCGCTTCGGCGGTGAAGTACAAGCTGGCCTTCGACCGCTACGTCAAAGAGAAGGGCTACCAGGGCATCAGGGCGCTGGTCGCCTTTTCGGGCAAGGTCCCCGGCGGTCAGGTCGACGCGACGCTGGCGGGCGAGGAATTCGACGAGAACAACATGAATCCTGGTGTCAGGGGGCAGGATCTGCGCCGCGCCTTCGACACCGACCAGTATCAGGTGATGCTGGTCGCCAACAAGTTCCAGACCGGCTTCGACCAGCCGAAACTGGTGGCGATGTACGTCGACAAGAAGATCTCCGGGGTCGACGCGGTGCAGACCCTGAGCCGCCTCAACCGGATTTACCCGGGCAAGGACCGCACCTACGTGATCGACTTCGCCAACGATCCGCAGGAGATTCTCGCCGCCTTCCGGCTGTTCTACAAGGAGGCCCGCATCGAGGATGTCCAGGACCCGCACATCGTCTACGACATCAAGGAAACCCTCGACAAGGCGCTGATCTACACCCCGGAAGAGGTGGAGCGCTTCGGCGCGGAAATCACCCGGCCGGAGCCGCGCCAGGCCCAGTTGATGGCGATCACCGACCCGGCGACCCAGCGGTTCAACGGCCGGCTGAAGGAGCTGAACGAACAAATCGAGCAGCACGAGCGCGAATTCCAGCGCTGCCACGCGGCGGGTGACGAGGCCGCCGCCGCGGAAGCCGATCTCAAGCGCGGCGAGGCAACCAAAAAGCGAGATGCCCTGCTGAAGTTCAAGGAAAACCTGGGCAAGTTCGTGCGCATGTACGAATATATCGCCCAGCTGGTCGAGTTCGGCGATCCGGAACTGGAGGCCTTTGCCGGTTACGCCCGGCTGCTGCGCAACCGCCTGAAGAGCATCAATCCCGAGGAGATCGACCTGAAAGGGCTGCAGCTGACCCACTATGCCGTCCTGAACGACGGCAAGCTGGACGGGATCGCGGCGGAAAAGCAGGAGGACTGGGGCGTCCTGCGCCCGGTCACCGGGCTGGGCTCGGGTGAGCCGCGCGACCGGGAGCGGACCTTTCTTTCGGAGCTGATCGAAAAACTGAACGAACTGTTCGGTGAGGGAATCACCGACAAGGACAAGGTGATGTTCGCGGTGCACATCAGTGAAAAGCTGCGCGAGAACGAGACCGTCATGGCCCAGGTGCAGAACAATTCCCGCGAGCAGGCCCTGAAGGCCGACCTGCCCGAAGCCGCCACAGATGCCATCGTCGAAGCGCTGGCGTCCCACAAGTCAATTGCCGAGCGGTTACTCTCCGATGCTGGAGCACAAGACCTGTTCTATGGGTTGTTGTATGACATTCTAAAAAAGACAGATGCGGCCAAACTGCTACAGGAAAACCTGAAAACGGAAACCGCCTAAACAGGACGCCAGCGGCAGTTCAATCCGCGTTTCTCAATAACGTTCGGGCAAATAGACACCTTAGTGATTAAAGATGCCGCCGAACTTCTTCCGTAAAGCGAAGACCTGCTTCGGGAGCAGGGGGGGGGCGCTGGTTCGAATCCAGTCATCCCGACCACTACAACCACCTGATTCCTCAGGTTGACATAAGAAAGCCTAGCTATTTCACCGCGTCTCTTCGACGAACGATGAAAATAGCTAGGCTTTTTATTTAACTTGCGGCCCCGAAGGTAGACAAATCGGTACAGACGGGGGTCGCTCTAGGCGGACCTGATAGCTGGCAGACGATATTTGTCTGAGGCTGTTTTCTAGCTGGCTCCGGCTACCTTTGCAAACAACGTATCCTTGATGGAACGGATTTCGTCGACCACATCGCCCCCGATATCGAAAGGTGAAACCCCCTTGAGGTCCGCTTCCCTGACTACATCGCTCAGAGAGACCAGGCCCAACAGTTCGATATCCTGTAAGGCGCCGGTGATAAAGCGGCCATCGGCCTCGTCCCGTATTTTACTGCCGACGACGAAGGTATTCTTGATGCCTATATCGCCGGCCAGTCTCTTTATCTGCTCGGCGGTCTGAACACTTCTGCGGCCAGGCTCGACGACGATGATCAGGGCATCCACCGACTCTGCGGTCCCCCGGCCCAGATGCTCGATGCCGGCTTCCATGTCCATAATCACCACGTCGTCTCTCTCGATCAGCAGGTGCTTCATCAGCCTCCTGACCAGCGTATGCTCCGGACAGACACAGCCCGTACCGCCCTGCTCAACCGTCCCCATCGACAGCAGCCTCACCCCTGCGTGCTCCAGGCAGTACTTTTCCGGCAGATCGTCCACCTTGGGATTGAGGATGAAGTAGGAACCGCTGCCGCTTGCCTCGGTGCGCTTTTCGGCCTCCTCCTTCATTTTCGCAATCGGGGTTATCTTTCTGAATTCCGCCTCGGAGATGCCCAGGGCCGAGGCGAGGTTGGCATCCGGATCGGCATCGATGGCCAGAACGCGATGCCCTTCTGCGGCCAGAAGCCGCGCCAGCATCCCCGAGATGGTCGTCTTGCCGACCCCGCCTTTGCCGGTAACCGCTATTTTCATGGGAAAACCTCTTACAGTAAATCGGGGTCAGGGCCTGTGCGCCCTGACCCCGATGGTTGAAAAATCAGATTCCTAATCCCTGACGTCTTTCCTTGATCACATCAAACAACTTGTCCGCAGCCTTCACAGGATCGGTTTCGACGATGAAGTAACCGCCCAGGGCCTCCTTCGCCGTTTCGGTCAGAAACTTCACGACTTCGCTCGAACCCGTGATCTGAGGGGTGATTCCGATGTGGGTCGGAAGGCCCAGAGCGACGCTCCAGGTGCCGATGGCCACCGCCTTCTCGGACATCGCCTCGGGGGCCGAAGCGACCAAGGGCAGCTTGTCCAGGTCGACTCCCAGCTTGTCGGCTATGGCCACGGCGACATTGGCCGCCCTGGTGGTATCGACGCAGGATCCCATGTGCAGCACCAGCGGCAGGGGGCCTTCGAGGCCGGCGGCCTGGCCGACGGCGGTCAGGACCCCTTTGAGCCCGTCCCCGGCGTAGGCTTCAGTGGCCTCCTGGGTCATTAGACCGTTCTTGGCGAAGGCCCCGGAGGCGCAGCCGGTGGCCAAGATCATGACGTTGTTCCGCGCCAGCTCCTTGGCGATGGTCATGAAGTTGTTGTCCTGGGTTGCCCGCGGATTGCCACAGCCCACGAAGAGGGCAATGCCCTGGATGCTGCCGTCGACGATGTTGTCGATGATCGGTTTCAGGGGATCCTCGGCGTTGAGCTTGCTCAGGGCCCCGATGAGGGCTTCGGCGCTGAATCCGGCAATGGCGGTCTGCTTGTGGTTCGGAATATGGACCGGACTGGAGCCCCGCTTCTTAAATGCTTCGATGGCCAGTTCGACAGTTTTCCGCGCATCTTCGAGGGCGGTTTTTTCCTGGAACTGGATATGAGTTGCGCCGGGGATCTTGTTCTCGGCCATGGTGGTGATGACCTCGGTGTGGTAACACTCGCTGATCTTGGCCACCGAAGGCATGATGCACTGCACATCGACCACCAGGGCGTCGACGGCACCGGTGACCAGGGCGAGCTCCTGGGAGAGGTAGTTGGTCGCCAGGGGGATGTTGTGGCGCATCATGACCTCGTTACCGGTACAGCAGATGCCGACGATATTGATCCCTTCCTTGGCACCGGCCTTCTTCGCCTCTTCGTTCATGCCGATGGCCACGTCGCAGACGACTTCGCTCAGCAGAGGATTGTGCCCGTGCAAGGCGATATTGACCGCATCCTCCTTCAGCACCCCGAGGTTCGCCGAGCTGATGACCGGCTGGGGCGTGCCGAAGAGGGCATCGGAGAGCTCGGTAGCCATATACATGCCGGTATAGTCGGCGAGGGCCCCCTTGATTCCGCCGAGCAGGAGGTTGACCGGGTCGGCATCGCAGCCGACGTGGGTACGTCCCATGATCTGGGTGACAACAGCATCGATGTTATGCGGCATGACCCCGAGCTGGACCAATCTGTCGACGCGCTCTTCGGTCATGGTTTCCTTGGCCCAGTTGCAGGGGATGGAGGCCTGCTGGCGCGAGAAATCGTCCAGGGTCGCTGTGGCGACCTCCCTGGCGATCTGCTTGATATCCTTACCCTCAGGGGCGAGATGGAGGCGTTCGGCGATCCTCCTGAGTTTATCTTTGTCCTTGATGCTGTAGGCCGGAGCGTGGTCGTCGGCGACCTCCAGCAGGCACAGAGCGATATGGCGGCCATGCTCGGAGTGGGCCGCAGCCCCGGCGGCCATCATCCGGATCAGGTTCCGGGCCACGATGGTATGAGCATCAGCGCCGCAGACCCCTCTTTGCGGTCCATTACCAAAGGGATCGATGCGGCAGGGCCCCTTCCAGCAGAGGCGACAGCAGACACCCAGCTCGCCGAATCCGCAATGGGGCTTCATCGCTTCATAGCGATCCCAGACCGTTTCAATGCCCTCTTTCTTGGCGACCTCAAGCAACTCATTGGCGGAAGCATCGATGGTTTTCTGATGGCTCATGGCATTACCTTTCGAATGAGATATGTTTCTGGGTTTGCGCAAGCTCTCTGGCCCTGGCGGCATGGAGCTTTCGGCGATACTCATCGATATCGACCAGCATGATGGCGCCGGTAGGACAGGCTTCAACACAGGCGCAAGAGCCCCCTTCACTTTGCATCGCCGTCCCGATGCAGAGGTCGCACTTTTTCGCGACCCCCCGGTTGGTGCGGCCATCAGTCTCCCCACTCTCATCGGTCTTTACCGTGATGGCGCCGAAGGGACAGACCATGACGCAGAGCTTGCAACCGACGCAGCTGCCCTCTTCGATCTTCACATGACTGCCGTCCTGAAGGATCGCCCCGGTCGGGCAGGCGTGGGCACAGGGCGCATCCTCGCATTGCCGGCATTGCATGGGAACAATG
It encodes the following:
- a CDS encoding type I restriction endonuclease subunit R; translation: MSLSASPHHEVHFEDHIVEQLAAQGWLVGDAGNYDRVRALYPEDVIGYLKDSQPEAWAKLEKLNGTTTEKIVLDRLVKALEKDGTLEVIRRGVNLVGAGRVILCQSLPEDDRNEQVIQRYQANRLRVVRQLKYAPDREWSIDLVFFINGIPVATAELKSDFTQSVEDAIRQYRTDRKPKDRQSGLSFPLLTFKRGALVHFAVSTSEIYMTTRLAGAKTIFLPFNRGNDGAAGNPPAQDGTYAVSYLWEQILQPDNWLRIFHRFMLLERKEKQHADGRPYIAETMVFPRFHQWEAVTALIDTVREEGPGQRYLVQHSAGSGKTNSISWTCHELIRLRRPDGGKYFDSVIVITDRTVLDAQLQEAIRQIDHQMGVVRAIDREASPLPKSRQLAEALQQRTPIIVVTLQTFPYAMEAILSETSLKDRNFALVIDEAHSSQTGSSASKLRATLALDKDEDLASMTSDEILLRLQEVKKFPPNVSYFAFTATPKHSTLTLFGRPADPGKPLSKENPPRPFHIYSMQQAIEEGFILDVLRNYVSYRVAFRLGQAFKEDKRVDAKQARRNLARWLSLHPTNVAQKVELIVEHFRSTVAHLLNGQAKAMVVTGSRASAVKYKLAFDRYVKEKGYQGIRALVAFSGKVPGGQVDATLAGEEFDENNMNPGVRGQDLRRAFDTDQYQVMLVANKFQTGFDQPKLVAMYVDKKISGVDAVQTLSRLNRIYPGKDRTYVIDFANDPQEILAAFRLFYKEARIEDVQDPHIVYDIKETLDKALIYTPEEVERFGAEITRPEPRQAQLMAITDPATQRFNGRLKELNEQIEQHEREFQRCHAAGDEAAAAEADLKRGEATKKRDALLKFKENLGKFVRMYEYIAQLVEFGDPELEAFAGYARLLRNRLKSINPEEIDLKGLQLTHYAVLNDGKLDGIAAEKQEDWGVLRPVTGLGSGEPRDRERTFLSELIEKLNELFGEGITDKDKVMFAVHISEKLRENETVMAQVQNNSREQALKADLPEAATDAIVEALASHKSIAERLLSDAGAQDLFYGLLYDILKKTDAAKLLQENLKTETA
- a CDS encoding ATP-binding protein; its protein translation is MKIAVTGKGGVGKTTISGMLARLLAAEGHRVLAIDADPDANLASALGISEAEFRKITPIAKMKEEAEKRTEASGSGSYFILNPKVDDLPEKYCLEHAGVRLLSMGTVEQGGTGCVCPEHTLVRRLMKHLLIERDDVVIMDMEAGIEHLGRGTAESVDALIIVVEPGRRSVQTAEQIKRLAGDIGIKNTFVVGSKIRDEADGRFITGALQDIELLGLVSLSDVVREADLKGVSPFDIGGDVVDEIRSIKDTLFAKVAGAS
- the cooS gene encoding anaerobic carbon-monoxide dehydrogenase catalytic subunit, translating into MSHQKTIDASANELLEVAKKEGIETVWDRYEAMKPHCGFGELGVCCRLCWKGPCRIDPFGNGPQRGVCGADAHTIVARNLIRMMAAGAAAHSEHGRHIALCLLEVADDHAPAYSIKDKDKLRRIAERLHLAPEGKDIKQIAREVATATLDDFSRQQASIPCNWAKETMTEERVDRLVQLGVMPHNIDAVVTQIMGRTHVGCDADPVNLLLGGIKGALADYTGMYMATELSDALFGTPQPVISSANLGVLKEDAVNIALHGHNPLLSEVVCDVAIGMNEEAKKAGAKEGINIVGICCTGNEVMMRHNIPLATNYLSQELALVTGAVDALVVDVQCIMPSVAKISECYHTEVITTMAENKIPGATHIQFQEKTALEDARKTVELAIEAFKKRGSSPVHIPNHKQTAIAGFSAEALIGALSKLNAEDPLKPIIDNIVDGSIQGIALFVGCGNPRATQDNNFMTIAKELARNNVMILATGCASGAFAKNGLMTQEATEAYAGDGLKGVLTAVGQAAGLEGPLPLVLHMGSCVDTTRAANVAVAIADKLGVDLDKLPLVASAPEAMSEKAVAIGTWSVALGLPTHIGITPQITGSSEVVKFLTETAKEALGGYFIVETDPVKAADKLFDVIKERRQGLGI